Proteins encoded together in one Microplitis mediator isolate UGA2020A chromosome 7, iyMicMedi2.1, whole genome shotgun sequence window:
- the LOC130671507 gene encoding uncharacterized protein LOC130671507: MAETNYGSATNNLVESTNKQIKTLCDYNGSLCKFGINFFALIQSSRQETNLLAAIDGLKQLNIENDLGNFVNEYASFLTKLAFDKFRNELKKYGKISITESCSKSKVGKMIINGYPYTSSVSGCVCYFRQSWKLPYVHILTVRKYFNLDLFCPELCEAKWVKKINLENIDLGSTFFIDVEANTIVNETFMHDDSSIFDLKEYLEHERVIIAQRHCQEIAGIITKSNDSDFIAQCRILETLKSMWSRGCPAKLVIEENQNSCGSSNKPKLKINDNEENDENCTNIILPSPM; encoded by the coding sequence ATGGCGGAAACTAACTACGGAAGTGCAACAAATAATTTGGTAGAAAGTaccaataaacaaataaaaactttgtgtGATTACAATGGTAGCTTGTGTAAAtttggaataaatttttttgcctTAATACAATCGTCCAGACAGGAAACCAACTTATTAGCTGCAATAGATGGTCTAAAACAATTAAACATCGAGAATGATTTGGGTAACTTTGTCAACGAGTACGCCTCTTTTTTAACTAAGCTGGCTTTCGATAAATTTAGAaacgaattaaaaaagtatGGCAAAATAAGTATTACTGAAAGTTGTAGCAAATCAAAAGTTGgcaaaatgataattaatggtTACCCCTACACGTCTTCAGTATCTGGTTGTGTATGTTACTTCCGGCAAAGTTGGAAGTTGCCGTATGTTCATATTTTAACAGTGcggaaatattttaatttagacCTATTTTGTCCTGAATTATGCGAAGCAAAGTGggtgaaaaaaatcaatctagaaaatattgatttaggttcaactttttttattgatgtagAAGCCAATACTATCGTAAATGAAACATTTATGCATGACGATTCATCTATATTTGACTTGAAAGAATATTTAGAACATGAAAGAGTAATTATTGCTCAAAGACACTGTCAAGAAATTGCTGGTATTATTACAAAATCAAATGATTCAGATTTTATTGCCCAATGTAGAATTTTAGAAACCTTGAAGTCAATGTGGAGTCGGGGTTGTCCTGCGAAATTAGTGATTGAAGAAAATCAGAACAGTTGTGGCTCATCCAATAaacctaaattaaaaattaatgataatgaagAAAATGATGAAAACTGTACAAATATAATATTACCATCACCAATGTAA
- the LOC130671949 gene encoding mucin-2-like — protein MNYPVQLIARFDIKQKLLIVKIWKPDHNHNPDFEENTNTGQQNTEHDDDDSSDTVNTVHPCTASTSRLASSSSGSGSNVNVDGESERNILHNNKKSLLHSIQRMPSDETINVNNNLSDNNTSIATTAIIVDQLLSESDDDVSQQQFYSLCNNLELLEDDSSTEESLTNLQTVNTPQYWNLIQIDSEKARGRPKAKKRPPVGSQHLNPIRNVFTRNDIDTIISTDTEKSSNQELVVDMNPPTTADSTIIIPATTEPFSYEDTLTVEENPISKIDLCHNISFSTGITAINLLNAETQELVVDINPPTTDDTTTIIPATTEPFSDEDTPTVEENPISKIDLCHNISFSTGITAINLLNAETQELVVDINPPTTDDTTTIIPATTEPFSDEDTPTVEKNPISKIDLCHNIPFSTGPTTINLSNAKTQELVVGMNPPTTTVTIISVASEPSSEEDTTTVEENPISKTDISLNNIPSSAATTAINLSNTETQELIAGMNISNTATTTTIISTATETPNDEDTPTTKDNPISKPDISHNIPSNATTTAINLSNTETQELIAGMNLSNTATTTTIISTATETPNDEDTPTTKDNPISKPDISHNMPSDAATSVVNVSSTTDATDVEKDSKELEKLMSHLISENLVVSVINKSKKITKIDLAEHIKNLSDAVPYALERFINLQDYFETDAYKDLINAVKKKK, from the exons atgaactatcCGGTTCAATTAATTGCGAGATTTGACATCAAGCAGAAACttttaattgtgaaaatttggaAACCGGACCACAACCATAATCCAGACTTCGAG GAAAATACAAACACAGGTCAACAAAATACAGAGCATGACGACGATGATTCAAGTGATACGGTGAATACGGTACATCCATGTACAGCAAGTACTTCAAGACTGGCTAGTAGTAGTAGTGGTAGTGGTAGTAATGTCAACGTCGATGGTGAGAGCGAGCGCaatattttacataataataaaaaa TCTTTACTGCATAGTATTCAAAGAATGCCAAGTGACGAAACAATTAACGTCAATAATAACTTATCCGATAATAACACATCAATAGCCACTACGGCAATAATAGTTGACCAATTATTAAGTGAATCCGATGATGACGTATCACAacaacaattttattcactatGTAACAATTTAGAATTACTGGAAGACGACAGTTCCACAGAAGAGTCATTAACAAATTTACAGACCGTTAATACACCGCAATATTGGAACCTTATACAAATTGATAGTGAAAAAGCCCGTGGAAGACCGAAGGCGAAGAAAAGACCACCGGTAGGATCACAGCATCTAAACCCGATTAGAAATGTTTTTACTCGTAATGATATTGATACTATTATTTCAACTGATACAGAAAAATCCAGCAATCAAG AACTTGTCGTTGATATGAATCCGCCTACTACTGCTGATTCTACAATTATTATTCCAGCTACTACAGAACCTTTTAGCTATGAAGATACACTTACAGTTGAAGAGAATCCTATATCTAAAATTGATCTTTGTCACAATATATCTTTCAGCACTGGTATAACTgctattaatttgttaaatgCTGAAACTCAAGAACTTGTCGTTGATATAAATCCACCTACTACTGATGATACTACAACTATTATTCCAGCTACTACAGAACCTTTTAGCGATGAAGATACACCTACAGTTGAAGAGAATCCTATATCTAAAATTGATCTTTGTCACAATATATCTTTCAGCACTGGTATAACTgctattaatttgttaaatgCTGAAACTCAAGAACTTGTCGTTGATATAAATCCGCCTACTACTGATGATACTACAACTATCATTCCAGCTACTACAGAACCTTTTAGCGATGAAGATACACCTACAGTTGAAAAGAATCCTATATCTAAAATTGATCTTTGTCACAATATACCTTTCAGCACTGGTCCAACTACTATTAATTTGTCAAATGCTAAAACTCAAGAACTTGTTGTTGGTATGAATCCGCCTACTACTACTGTGACTATTATTTCAGTAGCATCAGAACCATCAAGCGAAGAAGACACAACTACAGTTGAAGAGAATCCTATATCTAAAACCGATatttctcttaataatataccTTCCAGTGCGGCTACAACTGCTATTAATTTGTCAAATACTGAAACTCAAGAACTTATCGCTGGTATGAATATTTCTAATACTGCTACTACTACAACTATTATTTCAACTGCTACAGAAACACCTAACGATGAAGATACACCCACTACTAAAGATAATCCTATATCTAAACCCGATATTTCCCACAATATACCTTCCAATGCGACTACAACTGCTATTAATTTGTCAAATACTGAAACTCAAGAACTTATCGCTGGTATGAATCTTTCTAATACTGCTACTACTACAACTATTATTTCAACTGCTACAGAAACACCTAACGATGAAGATACACCCACTACTAAAGATAATCCTATATCTAAACCCGATATTTCCCACAATATGCCTTCAGATGCTGCTACGTCTGTTGTTAATGTTTCATCTACTACTGATGCTACTGATGTAGAAAAAGATAGTAAGGAGTTAGAGAAACTGATGAGTCACTTAATATCTGAAAACTTAGTTGTATCAGTTATAaacaaatcaaaaaaaataactaaaatcgATCTTGCTGaacatattaaaaatcttTCTGATGCCGTGCCTTATGCCCTGGAAAGATTTATAAATCTCCAGGATTATTTCGAAACTGACGCCTACAAGGATTTAATCAatgcagttaaaaaaaaaaaatga